CTACGACGGTCGCGTTCCGGTATTGATCGGAGTCCTCAATGCGGCCGCGACGTTTCTCGCCGACCTTACCCGCGCGGTCACGATTCCGTGCGAGTACGACGCGATTGCGGTGACCAAATTCAGCAGCGTGGAAGGGATTCGGTTCCTGAAAGACACCTCAGCCTCTATTGAGGGCCGGGACGTTATCCTGGTCGACGATACCATCGACACGGGAATGACCTTGCAATATGTTTTCAAGTCGCTTTTGGCCCGCTCGCCTGCTTCGTTGGCCGTCTGTACGCTGCTGGACCGTCCCGCACGGAGAATTGCCGATATTGAAGTCAAGTACCGCGGATTCGAGATTCCCGACGTCTACGTCGTCGGCTACGGGCTTGACTATCGCGGACGCTACCGAGAATTGCAGGCGCTTTATGCCCATGGGTCGTGGCCGTGATTGAACGCTGGATGCGCGCGTGCGCACTGCTATGTGCCGTGCTTGCAGCGACACTGCCGTTGCGCGCCAATTCCCTCGAGTTACAGTCGATTGCGCGCGCTGCCGCGGACTACAATAGTCCCAACGCCCATCTGGCAGAGATGTTTCGCGCGGCGCTGCTCGACACCGGTAAGCTCGCGGAGTACGCCCCCGACGGGACGGCCTACATCAAGACCGGCGACATTCCCGCCGAGTGGCTGCGTGATGCGAGCGCTCAGGCACGTCCGTATCTATTCTTTGCCAAGGACGATCCCGATACGCGTAAGCTGCTGCGTGCAATTATCGCGCGAATGGTGAAATACATCCAAATCGACCCATACGCCAACGCGTTCACGCTCGATTACCGGGTTTGGGAAGAAAAATTCGAACTGGATTCGCTCGCCTATCCGGTCACGCTTTCTTGGAGCTACTGGAAAACGACCGGGGACGAATCGATTTTCACGCCTGATTTTCAAAAAGCGCTCGACGCGATCTTGGCGACGATGCAACGCGAACAGGATCACCCGCGCGATTCACGCTACACGCACAAAGAGCTCCCCAACGACGGGAAAGGGAACCCGGTCGGCTACACGGGGATGATCTGGACCGGCTTTCGTCCCTCCGACGACGCCTGCTACTACAACTTTCTGATTCCCTCGGAGATGTTCGCCGTGGTTGCGCTCGGCGACATGGCCGAGATCGAACGCTCGGTTTATCACAACGTGATCAAGGCCAACGAAGCGATCTCGCTGCGCGACGAAGTGCAGCGCGGAATTCAAACCTACGGCCTGGTACTCGTGCCGAAGTACGGATACATCTATGCTTATGAGGTCGATGGTCTCGGGCACGCGATTCTCACCGACGACGCAAATATTCCAAGCTTGCTCTCTGCGCCGTACATCGGGTATACGACGCCGAACGACCGCTACTACCAGAACACGCGGCGCTTCCTGCTTTCATCCGACAATCCGTCGTTCTATCAGGGCGAGGTCGCGCGCGGTATCGGCAGCTTCCATACGCCGGACCACTGGATCTGGCCGTTGGCGCTGATCATGGAGGGCCTCACCGCGACCACCAGCAGCGAAAAGCAGGACGTGCTCACGCAGTTGCTCGCCAGCGATCCCGGCGATCATCTCCTGCACGAGTCCTTCGATCCCGATGATCCCAAGCGTTTTACACGCGAGGATTTCGGCTGGCCGAACGCACTCTTCTCCGAATTCGTGCTCACGCAATTTCAGGGCCAACCGGAAATCCCCATGGGCGACACCAGCGACCTAGAATTCCGCTCTGAATGAGCAAAGCCGATATCATCGTCGGGATCCAGTGGGGCGACGAGGGGAAGGGCCGCATCGTCGATTTGTACGCGCAGGACTACGACGTCGTTGCGCGATTCGGCGGCGGCGACAACGCAGGCCACCAAATAAAGGTCGGGGACGTCGAGATTGCGCTGCGGATCGTCCCCTCCGGCGTGCTCAACCCGCACGTTGAGCTCTTCGTCGGCGGCGGAACG
The Candidatus Baltobacteraceae bacterium DNA segment above includes these coding regions:
- a CDS encoding glycoside hydrolase family 125 protein — encoded protein: MIERWMRACALLCAVLAATLPLRANSLELQSIARAAADYNSPNAHLAEMFRAALLDTGKLAEYAPDGTAYIKTGDIPAEWLRDASAQARPYLFFAKDDPDTRKLLRAIIARMVKYIQIDPYANAFTLDYRVWEEKFELDSLAYPVTLSWSYWKTTGDESIFTPDFQKALDAILATMQREQDHPRDSRYTHKELPNDGKGNPVGYTGMIWTGFRPSDDACYYNFLIPSEMFAVVALGDMAEIERSVYHNVIKANEAISLRDEVQRGIQTYGLVLVPKYGYIYAYEVDGLGHAILTDDANIPSLLSAPYIGYTTPNDRYYQNTRRFLLSSDNPSFYQGEVARGIGSFHTPDHWIWPLALIMEGLTATTSSEKQDVLTQLLASDPGDHLLHESFDPDDPKRFTREDFGWPNALFSEFVLTQFQGQPEIPMGDTSDLEFRSE
- a CDS encoding phosphoribosyltransferase family protein — translated: MIGEVLFDAPAIAVRVRELGAEISRDYDGRVPVLIGVLNAAATFLADLTRAVTIPCEYDAIAVTKFSSVEGIRFLKDTSASIEGRDVILVDDTIDTGMTLQYVFKSLLARSPASLAVCTLLDRPARRIADIEVKYRGFEIPDVYVVGYGLDYRGRYRELQALYAHGSWP